Proteins encoded in a region of the Stieleria neptunia genome:
- a CDS encoding ABC transporter ATP-binding protein: MIELQDVTRLFGSTRAVDHVSFMVPRGSVFGYIGPNGAGKTTSMRILATLELPTAGDAFIEGLSSVNDPDRVRRRLGFMPDAFGSYSDTNCAEYLDFFARSNGLVGRERTRRIRWVMDFTGLRSMAEKPITGLSKGMRQRLCLGRALIHDPSVLILDEPAAGLDPRARIELRQIIRSLAADGKTILISSHILSELAEMCDRVGIIEQGRLLANDTVAGLKGNSQTHLDLIVVIDGETETAKTILAQCEQVSDVVELNRTLQFRVAGNRQHQIEILHRLCDARVNVLEYRVVDESLEDLFLKVTAGNVQ; encoded by the coding sequence ATGATCGAATTGCAAGACGTGACGCGATTGTTCGGCAGCACCCGCGCGGTCGATCACGTTTCGTTCATGGTGCCGCGGGGCAGCGTGTTCGGCTATATCGGTCCCAACGGGGCGGGGAAAACGACCAGCATGCGGATCCTGGCGACGCTGGAATTGCCGACCGCCGGCGACGCCTTCATCGAAGGCCTGTCCTCGGTCAACGATCCCGACCGTGTCCGCCGGCGACTGGGGTTCATGCCCGACGCGTTCGGTTCGTACAGCGACACGAATTGTGCCGAGTACCTGGATTTCTTTGCGCGTTCCAACGGGCTGGTCGGACGCGAGCGGACGCGGCGGATCCGCTGGGTGATGGACTTCACGGGCCTGCGTTCGATGGCCGAAAAACCGATCACCGGCCTCAGCAAAGGAATGCGCCAGCGTCTCTGTCTCGGTCGCGCCCTGATCCATGACCCCTCGGTGCTGATCCTGGATGAACCCGCCGCCGGGCTGGACCCGCGGGCTCGGATCGAATTGCGGCAGATCATTCGATCGCTGGCCGCCGATGGCAAGACGATTTTGATCAGCAGCCATATCTTGAGCGAGTTGGCCGAGATGTGCGATCGAGTCGGCATCATCGAGCAGGGGCGGTTGCTGGCCAACGACACCGTCGCGGGTCTAAAAGGCAATTCGCAAACGCATTTGGATTTGATCGTCGTCATCGACGGTGAAACCGAGACCGCCAAAACGATCCTCGCGCAGTGTGAGCAAGTGTCCGATGTCGTGGAACTCAATCGCACGCTGCAGTTTCGCGTCGCCGGCAATCGACAGCACCAGATCGAGATCTTGCATCGTCTCTGCGACGCCCGCGTGAACGTTTTGGAATACCGAGTGGTGGATGAATCGTTGGAGGATCTGTTCCTAAAGGTCACCGCGGGGAACGTGCAATGA
- a CDS encoding metallophosphoesterase family protein, with protein MRLVWTSDLHLNHVNLRAWDTWIAQVSRCGADALVITGDISEAEDVVFQLRRLAESISLPIYFVLGNHDFYGSSIGSTRRDVASVARELPSLCYLTDASLIELTPGQFLVGEDGWGDGTEGDYENSPVRLNDFVAIEDFRQVDPASWPRLLREQGAQSADRLRQKLLALPESARGVTVATHVPPFRESCWYEGRTTDDLWAPFFVCGQVGAVLKQFAVEHPAIEITVLCGHTHHAGSAEMAPNLVVHTAAAEYGAPRVERVLEW; from the coding sequence ATGCGTTTGGTTTGGACCTCCGATCTTCATCTCAACCACGTGAATTTGAGAGCCTGGGACACTTGGATCGCCCAGGTCTCTCGCTGCGGTGCCGACGCCTTGGTGATCACCGGCGACATCTCGGAAGCCGAAGACGTGGTGTTTCAGTTGCGCCGTCTGGCCGAATCGATTTCCCTTCCGATTTACTTCGTGCTCGGCAATCACGATTTCTACGGATCGTCGATCGGGTCGACGCGACGCGACGTGGCCTCGGTCGCACGCGAGCTGCCGTCGCTGTGTTACCTGACCGACGCGAGCTTGATCGAACTGACGCCGGGGCAGTTCCTGGTCGGGGAAGACGGCTGGGGCGATGGGACCGAAGGCGACTACGAAAACTCACCGGTGCGTCTGAACGATTTTGTCGCCATCGAGGACTTTCGCCAGGTCGACCCGGCCAGTTGGCCTCGCCTGTTGCGTGAGCAAGGCGCCCAGTCGGCGGATCGGTTGCGGCAAAAATTGCTGGCGCTGCCCGAGTCGGCGCGGGGCGTCACCGTCGCGACTCACGTGCCGCCGTTTCGCGAATCGTGTTGGTACGAAGGCCGGACGACGGATGACCTGTGGGCGCCGTTTTTTGTCTGCGGCCAGGTCGGCGCGGTCTTGAAGCAATTTGCCGTTGAGCATCCGGCGATCGAGATCACGGTGTTGTGCGGCCATACCCATCACGCCGGCAGCGCCGAGATGGCGCCCAACTTGGTGGTGCATACCGCAGCCGCCGAATATGGTGCCCCGCGCGTCGAGCGTGTGCTGGAGTGGTGA
- a CDS encoding response regulator, giving the protein MTRSTSPFGTEDRTGQTGESTEAIRLICVGDKQTLPRGFSDEEVLALDSSATVLDQLASPSIEGVWIARELLPELGELRGLCQSGLMLRDLPEGAALLDHKIRVLWANRRLKAWAGKLEEDPTGETIYDLLGNPDIMGSDLCPFHTAFSTGEESSGTFQTSDNRFFQVRAAPVGDNAAEPHLVVTVGDITDEILQQQKLAAIHRAGRELADLRPTEIYQMGVDERIDLLKDNIRHYLTDLLNFEWIEIRLLEQASGNLVPLLSVGIDQEAADRKLFAHPQGNGITGYAASSGTSYLCYDVINDPLFIPGVANARSSLTVPLILNDQVLGTINVESPEVAAFSESDLQFLEIFARDISFALNTLELLVAQKADTAQQSCNAIHSAVALPVDEILNDAVNVMEDYIGHSPEMVDRIRRILKNARDIKQTIQQIGQRLTPLEAVPPGISSDEHALLRGKRILVVDEDSTVREDAHTLLERYGCIVETARGADQAVLMVRDAGEDDKYDVIISDIKLPEHSGFQLMMRLKEIVDPVPMILMTGFGYDPGHSIVHALQNGLHPKARLFKPFRLDQLIDVVQTVLLAGGVAPNAGADPAASQPTVGQIHTR; this is encoded by the coding sequence ATGACTCGATCCACTTCCCCGTTCGGCACTGAAGACAGGACCGGCCAGACCGGTGAGTCGACAGAGGCGATTCGGCTGATTTGCGTAGGCGACAAGCAAACGCTCCCGCGCGGGTTCTCGGACGAGGAAGTGTTGGCGCTCGATTCCTCGGCGACGGTTCTCGATCAACTTGCCAGCCCTTCGATTGAGGGTGTATGGATCGCCCGAGAGCTGCTTCCCGAACTCGGCGAGCTGCGGGGGCTCTGCCAAAGCGGCTTGATGCTTCGCGATCTCCCCGAGGGTGCCGCGCTGCTGGACCACAAGATTCGCGTGCTGTGGGCCAACCGCCGCCTCAAAGCCTGGGCCGGCAAGCTGGAAGAAGACCCGACGGGCGAAACGATTTACGACCTGCTGGGCAATCCGGACATCATGGGATCGGACCTCTGCCCGTTCCACACCGCCTTTTCCACCGGCGAAGAAAGCAGCGGAACCTTCCAAACCTCGGACAACCGCTTCTTTCAAGTCCGTGCCGCGCCGGTCGGCGACAACGCCGCCGAGCCCCATCTGGTGGTGACCGTCGGTGACATCACCGACGAGATTTTGCAGCAGCAGAAACTCGCCGCCATCCACCGCGCCGGACGCGAACTGGCCGATTTGCGGCCGACCGAAATCTACCAGATGGGCGTCGACGAGCGGATCGATTTGCTCAAAGACAACATCCGCCACTACCTGACCGACCTGCTGAACTTCGAATGGATCGAAATCCGGCTGCTCGAACAAGCCAGCGGCAACCTGGTCCCCTTGTTGAGTGTCGGGATCGACCAGGAAGCGGCGGACCGAAAACTGTTCGCCCATCCGCAAGGCAACGGGATCACCGGGTATGCTGCATCCAGCGGGACGAGTTACTTGTGCTACGACGTGATCAACGACCCGTTGTTCATTCCCGGCGTCGCCAACGCGCGAAGCTCCTTGACGGTTCCGCTGATCTTGAACGACCAGGTGCTCGGAACGATCAACGTCGAAAGCCCCGAAGTCGCCGCGTTCAGCGAGAGCGATCTGCAGTTCCTAGAGATCTTTGCCCGCGACATCAGCTTCGCACTCAATACGCTGGAACTGCTCGTTGCCCAGAAGGCCGACACCGCCCAGCAGAGCTGCAATGCGATCCACAGCGCCGTCGCGCTGCCCGTCGACGAGATCCTCAACGATGCGGTCAACGTGATGGAGGACTACATCGGCCACTCGCCGGAAATGGTCGATCGCATCCGCCGGATCCTGAAGAACGCCCGCGACATCAAGCAAACCATCCAGCAAATCGGGCAGCGGCTGACGCCCTTGGAAGCCGTTCCGCCGGGCATCTCCTCGGACGAACACGCGCTGCTACGCGGCAAACGCATCCTGGTCGTCGACGAAGACAGCACCGTCCGCGAGGACGCCCACACCCTGCTGGAACGCTACGGTTGCATCGTTGAAACCGCTCGCGGAGCAGACCAGGCCGTCTTGATGGTTCGCGATGCCGGCGAAGACGACAAATACGACGTCATCATCAGCGACATCAAACTGCCCGAACACAGCGGTTTTCAATTGATGATGCGTCTGAAAGAGATCGTCGACCCGGTGCCGATGATCCTGATGACCGGATTCGGCTACGACCCAGGCCACTCGATCGTCCACGCGCTGCAAAACGGACTTCACCCCAAGGCGCGGTTGTTCAAACCGTTCCGACTGGACCAGCTGATCGACGTCGTCCAAACCGTCCTGTTGGCCGGCGGGGTCGCCCCGAATGCCGGAGCCGATCCCGCGGCCAGCCAGCCGACCGTCGGGCAGATTCACACCCGTTGA
- a CDS encoding ABC transporter permease, whose protein sequence is MSDPGASRPAGDGADGDPRPAADQAAPAVAELSLGGGGQAIPYPALALDPDASGFWGGVDRATDRLTSLLNPILVKEARQSLKSKQFLITFFCLLAASCVWTIMGIVFNAPDVYYIPTGESMMIGYFMILSVSMFAFVPLVAFRSLAAELDEGTYEMLAITRLTAWRIVSGKMNSAVLQMLIYFSAIVPCLAFCYLLRGIGLLTIILVVAIIFITAMVLTALALVLSTLAKGRTLQTFLLVGLVAFIVVVEFTCCGFVFSLVLPEQWSGTWFGFLAWFTVAASFVVLFVGAAAARIAPVTENRSTRLRAILFFQQAIWVVTMAYTAWASGDFEWINDGLLYLGIFWLVVGMFMCGEASDLSPRVRRGLPATYGTRMLFTWWMPGPGTGFMFVVATGVAGLVVLAAVGVFGVRTGIAGGTSVDTPPPIFAAMMMGYLLGYLGIIRLLSMPFLKRFGPSFAAPLIAALVAYFLGVIVPAIIDVAIQGRVSFNYSALHASNWMWTWNEAFSSRGLPAEVAMLILAVGAGVLAINLIPLFREFRLRKIAVPLRVKQDLADESENQLVQSGGGR, encoded by the coding sequence ATGAGCGATCCAGGTGCATCGAGACCTGCTGGGGACGGCGCCGACGGCGATCCCAGACCGGCGGCCGACCAAGCGGCGCCAGCGGTTGCCGAGCTTTCACTCGGCGGCGGTGGCCAAGCGATTCCCTATCCGGCACTGGCGCTGGATCCCGACGCGAGCGGTTTTTGGGGCGGGGTGGATCGGGCGACCGATCGGTTGACGAGTCTGTTGAACCCGATCTTGGTCAAGGAGGCCCGGCAGTCGCTCAAGAGCAAGCAGTTCCTGATCACGTTTTTTTGTTTGCTGGCCGCGTCATGCGTCTGGACGATCATGGGGATCGTGTTCAACGCGCCGGATGTGTATTACATCCCGACCGGTGAATCGATGATGATCGGCTACTTCATGATCTTGTCGGTTTCGATGTTCGCCTTCGTGCCCTTGGTGGCGTTTCGGTCCTTGGCCGCGGAGCTGGATGAAGGGACGTACGAGATGTTGGCGATCACACGCTTGACGGCCTGGCGGATCGTGTCGGGGAAAATGAACAGCGCCGTGCTGCAGATGCTGATTTACTTTTCCGCGATCGTGCCCTGTTTGGCGTTTTGCTACCTGCTCCGTGGGATCGGGTTGCTGACCATCATCTTGGTCGTCGCGATCATCTTTATCACGGCGATGGTGCTGACCGCGCTCGCCCTGGTGCTGTCGACGCTGGCCAAGGGTCGGACGCTACAAACGTTTCTGCTGGTCGGCTTGGTCGCGTTCATCGTGGTGGTGGAGTTCACGTGTTGCGGTTTTGTTTTCTCACTGGTGTTACCCGAGCAATGGAGTGGGACTTGGTTCGGGTTTCTGGCGTGGTTCACCGTCGCGGCGTCGTTCGTCGTGCTGTTTGTGGGCGCGGCGGCGGCCCGGATCGCGCCGGTCACGGAGAATCGCTCGACCCGGTTGCGCGCGATCTTGTTTTTCCAACAGGCGATCTGGGTGGTGACAATGGCCTACACCGCCTGGGCGAGCGGCGATTTTGAATGGATCAATGACGGGCTGCTGTACCTGGGGATTTTTTGGCTGGTGGTCGGGATGTTCATGTGCGGCGAAGCGTCGGATCTGAGCCCCCGCGTGCGGCGTGGATTGCCGGCCACCTACGGGACTCGGATGCTGTTCACGTGGTGGATGCCCGGGCCGGGGACCGGATTCATGTTTGTCGTCGCCACGGGCGTGGCGGGTCTGGTGGTGTTGGCCGCGGTGGGTGTGTTTGGTGTCCGGACGGGCATCGCCGGGGGGACGAGTGTCGACACGCCGCCGCCGATTTTTGCCGCGATGATGATGGGCTATCTGCTCGGTTATCTGGGCATCATTCGTTTGCTTTCGATGCCTTTTTTGAAGCGATTCGGGCCCTCCTTCGCCGCCCCATTGATTGCCGCCTTGGTCGCTTACTTTTTAGGCGTGATCGTGCCGGCGATTATCGATGTGGCGATCCAAGGCCGTGTCTCGTTCAACTACTCCGCCTTGCACGCGAGCAATTGGATGTGGACTTGGAACGAAGCCTTTAGCTCACGGGGGCTGCCGGCGGAAGTCGCGATGTTGATCCTGGCGGTCGGTGCGGGAGTTTTGGCGATCAATTTGATTCCGCTGTTTCGCGAGTTCCGGCTGCGGAAAATCGCAGTCCCGTTGCGTGTCAAGCAGGATTTGGCGGACGAGTCGGAAAACCAACTCGTCCAAAGCGGTGGCGGACGTTAG
- the rplA gene encoding 50S ribosomal protein L1 yields the protein MGKKSKRYRAALEKQPANTLPLDEAVTALKSYDSTKFDQTVEIHMRLGVDPNQADQIIRGSLVLPHGIGKQQRVVVFAKGDAATAAQEAGADEVGQEDLAKKIKDGWTDFDVCIAAPDMMGLVGPLGRVLGPRGLMPSPRAGTVTPDVGKVVGEYKAGKVEFRNDKGGNVHAMVGKMSFEADKLVDNINAFIQFVDGLKPQTIKGTYVKGVAICATMSPSVRVTC from the coding sequence ATGGGTAAGAAATCAAAGCGGTATCGCGCCGCGCTCGAAAAGCAACCAGCCAACACGCTTCCTCTCGATGAAGCGGTCACTGCGCTGAAGTCGTACGATTCGACCAAGTTTGATCAAACGGTCGAAATCCACATGCGTCTCGGCGTCGATCCGAACCAGGCGGACCAGATCATCCGCGGTTCACTGGTGCTTCCGCATGGGATCGGAAAACAGCAACGCGTCGTCGTGTTTGCCAAGGGCGATGCCGCCACGGCAGCACAAGAAGCGGGTGCCGATGAAGTCGGTCAAGAAGACCTGGCCAAGAAGATCAAGGACGGTTGGACAGACTTTGACGTCTGCATCGCCGCACCCGACATGATGGGATTGGTCGGACCGCTCGGACGCGTCTTGGGTCCACGCGGTTTGATGCCCAGCCCTCGTGCCGGAACCGTCACTCCCGATGTCGGCAAAGTCGTCGGCGAGTACAAGGCCGGTAAGGTCGAATTCCGCAACGACAAGGGCGGCAACGTCCACGCGATGGTCGGCAAGATGAGCTTCGAAGCGGACAAGCTTGTCGACAACATCAACGCCTTCATCCAATTCGTGGACGGCCTGAAACCGCAAACCATCAAGGGCACGTACGTCAAAGGTGTGGCGATCTGTGCAACGATGAGCCCGAGTGTGCGAGTCACTTGCTAG
- the rplL gene encoding 50S ribosomal protein L7/L12, whose protein sequence is MSDEATAVAEFSAEAKEMGDKIAEMTLKQAKELSDYLKEVHGIEPAAGGGVVMAAAGGDGGGEAAVEQTEFDVVLTGFGDKKLNVVKVVKNLTGASLMEAKKMVEGVPATLKEAVSKEEAEKVKAEIEEAGGSVELK, encoded by the coding sequence ATGTCTGATGAAGCCACTGCGGTTGCTGAGTTCAGCGCCGAAGCTAAAGAAATGGGCGACAAGATCGCCGAAATGACCCTCAAGCAAGCCAAAGAGCTGAGCGACTACCTGAAGGAAGTCCACGGCATCGAGCCCGCCGCAGGCGGCGGAGTCGTGATGGCGGCCGCCGGTGGTGACGGTGGCGGCGAAGCTGCCGTCGAGCAAACCGAGTTCGACGTCGTCCTGACCGGCTTCGGCGACAAAAAGCTGAACGTCGTCAAGGTCGTCAAGAACCTGACCGGCGCCTCGCTGATGGAAGCCAAGAAGATGGTCGAAGGCGTCCCCGCGACCCTCAAAGAAGCCGTCTCCAAGGAAGAAGCCGAAAAGGTCAAAGCCGAAATCGAAGAAGCCGGCGGTTCAGTCGAACTCAAGTAG
- a CDS encoding CinA family protein: MDLDSQSQQLVELLGEKQQTLVLAESCTGGLISATLATVPGVSAWLAGSFVVYQEASKMRWLGVAEDTLLQHTAVSAPVAHQMVAGALQMTPHADLAASVTGHLGPNAPAEFDGRIFVGVGRRGQPPRTWGIELNAKKRVGRQRESALVVIDTLIRVLGTL; encoded by the coding sequence ATGGATCTCGACTCCCAATCCCAACAACTCGTCGAGCTGCTCGGGGAGAAACAACAAACGCTGGTCTTGGCGGAAAGCTGCACGGGCGGATTGATTTCGGCAACGCTTGCCACGGTGCCCGGTGTGTCCGCCTGGCTGGCCGGTTCCTTTGTCGTCTACCAAGAAGCCAGCAAGATGCGTTGGCTGGGCGTGGCCGAAGACACGCTGCTTCAGCACACCGCCGTCAGCGCCCCGGTCGCCCATCAAATGGTGGCCGGTGCGTTGCAGATGACGCCGCATGCGGACCTGGCGGCATCGGTGACGGGGCATCTGGGGCCGAACGCCCCGGCCGAATTCGACGGCCGTATTTTTGTCGGCGTGGGGCGACGCGGCCAACCGCCGAGGACCTGGGGCATCGAGCTAAACGCGAAGAAACGGGTCGGCCGACAACGGGAATCCGCCCTGGTCGTGATCGACACACTGATCCGGGTGCTGGGAACGTTGTAG
- the rplJ gene encoding 50S ribosomal protein L10 has protein sequence MSKYVKQLVTRDIQRQLDGVQDAVLVSTVGMDANTTNELRGELAERNITMFVVKNSLARRATEGTSLAPAFEGASGPVAVCYGGEDFVSLVKEVVRLDKDGEKYEQFTTTGGVMDGERLDADGVKAVSKWPSREEQISMLVGQILGPGSTLSAAMLGPGKTLNSQLKKISEGDE, from the coding sequence ATGAGTAAGTACGTCAAACAACTCGTGACCCGCGACATCCAGCGGCAACTTGACGGTGTCCAAGACGCCGTCCTGGTCAGCACCGTCGGAATGGACGCGAACACGACCAATGAACTACGTGGCGAATTGGCCGAGAGGAACATCACGATGTTTGTCGTGAAGAACTCTCTCGCCCGACGCGCCACTGAGGGAACCTCGTTGGCCCCGGCCTTCGAAGGTGCCAGTGGCCCTGTGGCAGTGTGCTACGGCGGCGAAGACTTTGTGTCGCTGGTCAAGGAAGTTGTCCGTTTGGACAAGGACGGCGAGAAATACGAGCAGTTCACCACCACCGGCGGTGTCATGGACGGTGAACGTCTTGACGCCGATGGTGTCAAGGCGGTCAGCAAATGGCCTAGCCGCGAAGAACAAATCTCGATGCTCGTCGGCCAAATTCTGGGACCCGGATCCACGCTATCGGCCGCGATGCTGGGCCCCGGAAAGACGCTGAACAGCCAGCTGAAAAAGATCAGCGAAGGCGACGAGTAG
- a CDS encoding DEAD/DEAH box helicase, producing MSRSKIQIDKLRKVLSQAKNQNSLLGLQSLIDDEEDWFDEPEFDCQDVNAWFVAIRELLESFPHQMRSEQARQRTNGTLPAKIHIERIYRCGEMQGTWSLDGVRHNVYLTVDAESAPAGCDCPASGGFEPCLHCYQFVTHALAQLQHNQPLRSRIAQGVLESGTPPRDAYSLDPSTLAIAELNRIAAEQSDLFSDVADEDDDLLPPLAENVPRRILWDFTESSGGYLSVRPLLQQKKKRGGGFTKGKKIRLDKLLTDRSLPLTDADLAVVAKIERAERYYYGDSSYQLDAIEAIEQLVGQDNVAWDSDPIAIREYPNYLAVGTSKDSHRVLFSNEDGSKIYSKVIASRESFLRIDLDADEILVGKATSQEAELIRSLCQLPPVALDRLEDLLEPLAKLQKQISILLPPSVAGPVSFVDARAAILLRSRADGRLDFGLRVRDAAGVLRRPLAGPMVVATEREGKKRQLARSVTRESGQIDRLLKRWRLSVDRENWFGTIDDFGDALRLIEDLQSPESGVEVLWDRTGEKPVSVLGNLSSSNVKVDITNKRNWFGVSGECTFGEHSMPLADLINGLPADDQGGVGDYIKLADGQWARISEGLRKRLKRLQDATHKDRNTLKLDATAAPAIRELVDSDVAVKASRAWEKCIKRLAKAEKLDPRVPKNLDADLRDYQVDGFKWLRKLAEWGVGGILADDMGLGKTLQTLAVLLDRSADGPALVIAPTSVGFNWQREAERFAPDLDVHLYRETERGEFLPTVGPRSLVVCSYGLALRDAEALAGVSWSTLVLDEAQAIKNSRSKTSKAIAGIDADWTVALTGTPVENHLGELWSLFHVVSPGVFGGWEQFRKRFAGPIEKEGSESARHALAERLQPFVLRRTKSEVLTELPPRTEMNLYVDLSPAERAEYEKVRLAAIGEIETLEALPDIKDQRFKILALMTRLRQIACHAGLVNKQWTDSSAKLDQLCETLDSLREEGHRALVFSQFTEHLALIRKALDERGFTYQYLDGSTPAKARQVAVDEFQTGTADVFLISLKAGGTGLNLTAADYVIHMDPWWNPAVEDQATDRAHRMGQDKPVMVYRIVARGTIEEEILALHESKRDLVAGVMAGTEAAAKLSNDDLIRMLRT from the coding sequence GTGTCGCGATCGAAAATCCAAATCGACAAGCTTCGCAAAGTCCTCTCGCAAGCAAAGAACCAAAACAGCTTGCTCGGGTTGCAGTCCTTGATCGATGACGAGGAGGACTGGTTCGATGAACCCGAGTTTGACTGCCAGGACGTCAACGCTTGGTTTGTCGCGATCCGAGAGCTGTTGGAAAGCTTTCCCCACCAGATGAGGTCCGAGCAAGCTCGCCAGCGGACCAACGGGACGCTGCCGGCCAAAATCCACATCGAAAGGATTTATCGTTGCGGGGAAATGCAGGGAACGTGGTCACTCGATGGAGTCCGTCACAACGTCTACTTGACCGTGGACGCGGAGTCGGCGCCGGCGGGTTGTGATTGCCCCGCATCGGGCGGATTCGAACCCTGCTTGCACTGCTATCAATTTGTGACGCACGCGCTCGCACAATTGCAGCACAACCAACCCTTGCGGTCGCGGATCGCGCAAGGCGTGCTGGAGTCGGGGACGCCGCCGCGCGACGCCTATTCGCTCGACCCGTCCACCCTCGCGATCGCCGAGCTGAATCGAATTGCGGCCGAGCAAAGCGATCTGTTCTCCGATGTCGCCGACGAAGATGACGATCTGCTTCCGCCGTTGGCGGAGAACGTGCCGCGCCGCATCCTCTGGGATTTCACCGAGAGCAGCGGTGGCTATCTGTCGGTCCGACCGCTGTTGCAGCAAAAAAAGAAACGTGGCGGTGGGTTCACCAAGGGCAAGAAGATCCGTCTCGATAAGCTGTTGACGGATCGTTCCCTTCCGTTGACGGACGCGGATCTGGCGGTGGTCGCCAAGATCGAGCGTGCCGAGCGGTATTACTACGGCGACTCCAGCTACCAGTTGGACGCGATCGAAGCGATCGAGCAACTGGTGGGGCAGGACAATGTGGCCTGGGATTCGGATCCGATCGCGATCCGAGAGTATCCCAATTACCTTGCCGTCGGGACGTCCAAGGACAGCCACCGCGTCCTGTTTTCCAATGAAGACGGATCAAAGATCTATTCCAAAGTGATCGCGTCGCGCGAATCGTTTTTGCGAATCGACCTGGACGCCGACGAGATCTTGGTCGGCAAGGCGACGTCGCAGGAAGCCGAGTTGATTCGTTCGCTTTGCCAATTGCCCCCGGTCGCGTTGGACCGTCTCGAGGACCTGCTGGAGCCGTTGGCCAAACTTCAAAAACAGATCTCCATTCTGTTACCGCCTTCGGTGGCAGGCCCGGTCAGCTTTGTGGACGCCCGTGCGGCGATTTTGCTTCGCAGTCGAGCCGACGGCAGGCTCGATTTCGGGCTCCGCGTCCGCGACGCCGCCGGCGTGTTGCGTCGACCGCTGGCCGGGCCGATGGTGGTGGCGACCGAGCGCGAGGGCAAGAAGCGGCAATTGGCCCGCTCGGTCACTCGAGAGTCCGGGCAAATCGATCGGTTGCTCAAACGCTGGCGTCTGTCGGTGGACCGCGAGAATTGGTTCGGAACGATCGATGACTTCGGCGACGCGCTGCGTCTGATCGAAGACCTGCAGTCACCCGAAAGTGGCGTTGAGGTGTTGTGGGATCGCACCGGCGAAAAACCGGTCTCGGTGCTCGGAAATTTGTCCAGCAGCAACGTCAAGGTCGACATCACCAACAAACGCAATTGGTTCGGCGTCTCCGGGGAATGCACGTTCGGCGAGCACTCGATGCCGTTGGCGGATCTGATCAACGGGCTGCCGGCGGACGATCAAGGCGGCGTCGGCGATTACATCAAATTGGCCGATGGGCAATGGGCCCGGATTTCCGAAGGGTTGCGGAAGCGACTGAAACGATTGCAGGACGCGACGCACAAGGATCGCAACACGCTGAAGCTGGATGCGACGGCGGCTCCCGCGATTCGTGAATTGGTCGATTCCGACGTCGCCGTCAAAGCCAGCCGGGCTTGGGAAAAGTGCATCAAACGATTGGCCAAGGCGGAGAAGCTGGATCCGCGCGTGCCGAAAAATCTGGATGCCGATTTACGCGATTACCAGGTCGACGGTTTCAAGTGGTTGCGGAAGTTGGCCGAGTGGGGTGTCGGCGGCATCTTGGCCGACGACATGGGGCTGGGCAAAACGCTGCAAACGCTTGCCGTCTTGCTGGATCGATCCGCCGACGGACCGGCGCTGGTGATCGCGCCGACCAGTGTCGGGTTCAATTGGCAGCGTGAGGCCGAACGGTTTGCCCCCGACCTGGACGTCCACCTGTATCGCGAAACCGAGCGCGGCGAATTTTTGCCGACGGTCGGGCCCCGGTCGCTGGTGGTCTGCAGCTACGGTCTGGCCTTGCGCGATGCCGAGGCGCTCGCCGGCGTGTCGTGGTCGACGCTGGTGTTGGACGAGGCCCAGGCGATCAAGAACAGCCGCAGCAAGACCAGCAAGGCGATCGCCGGGATCGATGCCGACTGGACGGTCGCGCTGACCGGAACGCCGGTGGAAAACCACCTCGGTGAATTGTGGAGTCTGTTCCACGTCGTTTCGCCCGGCGTCTTCGGCGGTTGGGAACAGTTTCGCAAGCGGTTCGCCGGGCCGATCGAAAAGGAAGGCAGCGAGTCGGCGCGCCACGCGCTCGCCGAGCGGTTGCAGCCCTTCGTGCTCCGCCGCACCAAGTCCGAGGTGTTGACCGAATTGCCGCCCCGCACCGAAATGAACCTGTATGTCGATCTGAGTCCGGCCGAGCGCGCCGAGTACGAGAAGGTGCGTTTGGCGGCGATCGGCGAAATTGAAACCCTGGAAGCCCTGCCGGACATCAAAGACCAACGGTTCAAGATTTTGGCGCTGATGACACGGCTGCGGCAAATCGCCTGCCACGCCGGTTTGGTCAACAAGCAGTGGACCGATTCGTCGGCCAAGCTCGATCAGCTCTGTGAAACCTTGGACAGTCTCCGCGAAGAAGGGCACCGGGCGCTCGTGTTCAGCCAGTTCACCGAGCATCTGGCTCTGATCCGCAAGGCCCTCGATGAGCGTGGGTTCACATACCAGTACCTGGACGGGTCGACGCCCGCCAAGGCGCGGCAGGTGGCCGTCGACGAGTTCCAAACCGGCACCGCCGACGTCTTCCTGATTTCGCTCAAAGCCGGCGGAACCGGTTTGAATCTGACCGCCGCCGACTACGTCATCCACATGGATCCCTGGTGGAATCCGGCGGTGGAAGACCAGGCGACCGACCGGGCCCACCGGATGGGGCAAGACAAACCGGTGATGGTCTACCGGATCGTCGCCCGGGGGACGATCGAAGAGGAAATCTTGGCGCTGCACGAATCCAAACGCGATCTCGTCGCCGGCGTGATGGCCGGGACCGAGGCCGCCGCCAAACTGTCCAACGACGATCTGATCCGGATGCTGAGAACGTAA